The Clostridium sp. AWRP genome has a window encoding:
- the eutP gene encoding EutP/PduV family microcompartment system protein translates to MKKLILFGRSECGKTTLTQTLRGQEISYHKTQYINNFDVIIDTPGEYAENRSLASALAIYSYEADVVGLLLSAIEPYSIYPPNIRPLVNREVIGIVTQIDRPNANPDRAEEWLKLAGCKTIFRISSYTKKGVWQILDYLREDGDVLPWDNEDDFIAQFTAQ, encoded by the coding sequence ATGAAAAAATTAATTTTGTTTGGCAGGAGCGAATGCGGAAAAACTACTTTAACCCAAACTTTAAGAGGGCAAGAAATCTCTTACCACAAAACTCAATATATTAATAATTTTGATGTAATTATTGACACCCCAGGGGAATATGCAGAAAATAGATCGTTAGCAAGTGCTCTTGCTATATATTCTTATGAAGCAGATGTAGTAGGTCTATTGCTTAGTGCCATAGAACCCTATTCTATATATCCCCCTAATATTAGACCTCTTGTAAACCGTGAAGTTATAGGTATAGTAACACAAATAGACCGACCTAATGCTAATCCCGATCGGGCAGAGGAATGGTTAAAACTTGCTGGATGTAAAACAATTTTTCGCATAAGTTCTTATACAAAAAAAGGGGTATGGCAAATTTTAGATTATCTTCGGGAGGACGGAGACGTTTTACCCTGGGATAATGAGGATGATTTTATAGCTCAATTTACAGCTCAATAA